The Candidatus Microthrix subdominans genome includes a region encoding these proteins:
- the secF gene encoding protein translocase subunit SecF — MSTHGRIYRGQIDFDFPRINRRLLIMSGVLILISLGALFTRGLNLSVDFVGGTVWEVPSDTLTQDEATAVLADADVAAGSKVQVVTDANNVRIVRVQSDLTNQKASAKVTAELAKAGDVKVTDVETNFVGPTWGKTVTRQAAKAFVIFLVLVSVFITARLEWRMAVGAITALLHDVIITLGMYALFQFDVTPPTVIAVLTILGYSLYDTIVVFDRSQENQARYTKTGHYTFITLSRRSLNQVFMRTMNTTITALMPVIAMLVIGAGFYGQATLSEFSIALLIGLVAGAYSSIVIATTLLEWLKEREPQFVKIRQRIIDRGGDPDDTRWVEYSKRRSAAKLPQASVRHEGTVAAGNRAAERADLYERPHPPRPRKKSKR, encoded by the coding sequence GTGAGCACCCACGGGCGCATCTACCGGGGCCAGATCGACTTCGACTTTCCCCGCATCAACCGCCGCCTGCTGATCATGTCGGGCGTGCTGATCCTGATCTCGCTCGGCGCGCTGTTCACCCGCGGGCTCAACCTGTCGGTCGACTTCGTCGGCGGAACCGTCTGGGAGGTGCCCTCGGACACGCTCACCCAGGACGAGGCCACCGCCGTGCTCGCCGACGCCGATGTCGCTGCCGGCTCCAAGGTGCAGGTGGTGACCGACGCCAACAACGTGCGCATCGTGCGGGTGCAGAGCGACCTGACCAACCAGAAGGCCTCGGCGAAGGTCACCGCGGAGCTGGCCAAGGCCGGCGACGTTAAGGTGACCGACGTCGAGACCAACTTCGTTGGCCCCACCTGGGGCAAGACGGTCACCCGGCAGGCGGCCAAGGCCTTCGTTATCTTCCTGGTGCTCGTCTCGGTGTTCATCACCGCCAGGCTGGAGTGGCGCATGGCGGTGGGCGCCATCACCGCGCTGCTGCACGACGTGATCATCACGCTCGGCATGTACGCGCTGTTCCAGTTTGACGTCACCCCGCCGACCGTCATCGCCGTGTTGACCATCCTGGGTTATTCGCTCTACGACACGATCGTCGTGTTCGACCGATCCCAGGAGAACCAGGCGCGCTACACCAAAACCGGCCACTACACGTTCATCACCCTGTCGAGACGCAGCCTCAACCAGGTGTTCATGCGGACGATGAACACGACGATCACCGCGCTGATGCCGGTGATCGCCATGCTGGTGATCGGGGCGGGCTTCTACGGGCAGGCGACGCTGTCGGAGTTCTCGATCGCGCTGCTGATCGGCCTGGTCGCCGGCGCCTACAGCTCGATCGTCATCGCCACCACGCTGCTCGAGTGGCTCAAGGAGCGCGAGCCTCAGTTCGTCAAGATCCGCCAGCGGATCATCGATCGCGGTGGGGATCCCGACGACACCCGCTGGGTCGAGTACTCCAAGCGTCGCAGCGCAGCGAAGCTCCCTCAGGCGTCGGTGCGTCACGAGGGAACGGTGGCGGCGGGCAACCGGGCAGCCGAGCGGGCCGACCTGTACGAGCGGCCCCACCCACCCCGGCCGCGCAAGAAGTCCAAGCGCTGA
- a CDS encoding bifunctional (p)ppGpp synthetase/guanosine-3',5'-bis(diphosphate) 3'-pyrophosphohydrolase: protein MPTVTRVLPWRRHSAPRASELRPLVLAMNEARDRPDIALVERAYDFAKAAHEGQLRASGEPYITHPLAVATIVARYGADDATVCAALLHDTVEDCDVTLAEISAKFGPTVSVLVDGCTKLDRVEVDSKAHQKAETIRKIILSMANDLRVIVIKLADRLHNLRTVAAMSPAHQEKQARETLDVYAPLAHRLGMTELRQQLEDLCFASLHPQVFAEIDHLVAQRAPERDLYLMQVIDEMRIRLERIGVDSDITGRPKHLWSLYEKMVIRGRSFDEIHDLMGVRIIVTDEADTYAALGAIHALWRPVPGRFKDYIAMPKFNLYQSLHTTVVGPGGKTVEVQIRTGEMHRQAEFGVAAHWTYKSGSVLKAPVATPPVDPDSENHGDWLDRIVDWQQYLTDPDDFMLNLKTDLGQDEVYVFTPEGRLITLPAGSTPVDFAYGVHTEVGHRCIGARVNGRLVPLDHVLSSGDTAEIITANDGHRPSEDWLGFVKSRSAQSKIRSWFSRERRDDTVERGRDELERAVRRERLPAELLEGETIEEVASQMGYSSAEALVTAIGEEKVQAATVAGRLVRQLQHGSGAGGPMLASEVLGERRRPRRSDGSGVHVEGFRDELVRLARCCSPVPPDEIMGFVTRGRGIAVHRTDCTNAVSLSSHVDRVVDVEWELESRGSWEVAIEVKGLDRPRLLVDIAQVIAEAQVGVRSLQARTGDDRVTTMRFDLELGDPAHLERLLGNLYGVDAVYDAARVQPHG, encoded by the coding sequence ATGCCGACGGTGACACGCGTATTGCCGTGGCGACGACACAGCGCACCGCGGGCGTCGGAGCTTCGCCCGCTGGTCCTGGCGATGAACGAGGCCCGGGACCGGCCCGACATCGCCCTGGTCGAGCGGGCCTACGACTTTGCCAAGGCCGCTCACGAGGGGCAGCTGCGCGCGTCCGGCGAGCCCTACATCACCCACCCCTTGGCGGTCGCCACCATCGTCGCCCGTTACGGGGCCGACGATGCCACCGTGTGTGCGGCGCTGCTGCACGACACGGTCGAGGATTGCGACGTCACGCTGGCCGAGATCAGCGCCAAGTTCGGACCGACGGTCAGCGTGCTCGTCGACGGCTGCACCAAGCTCGACCGCGTCGAGGTGGACTCCAAGGCGCACCAGAAGGCCGAGACGATCCGCAAGATCATCCTGTCGATGGCCAACGATCTGCGGGTGATCGTCATCAAGCTGGCCGACCGCCTGCACAACCTGCGCACCGTGGCCGCCATGTCGCCGGCCCACCAGGAGAAGCAGGCCCGCGAAACGCTCGACGTGTATGCCCCGTTGGCCCACCGGCTGGGCATGACCGAGCTGCGCCAGCAGCTCGAGGACCTGTGCTTTGCCTCCCTGCACCCTCAGGTGTTCGCCGAGATCGACCACCTCGTCGCCCAGCGCGCCCCGGAACGAGACCTGTACCTGATGCAGGTGATCGACGAGATGCGCATCCGCCTGGAGCGCATCGGGGTGGACAGCGACATCACCGGGCGACCGAAGCACCTGTGGAGCCTGTACGAAAAGATGGTGATCCGAGGTCGGAGCTTCGACGAGATCCACGACCTGATGGGCGTGCGGATCATCGTCACCGACGAGGCGGACACCTACGCCGCACTCGGCGCCATCCACGCCCTGTGGCGGCCGGTCCCCGGTCGGTTCAAGGACTACATCGCCATGCCCAAGTTCAACCTGTACCAGTCGCTGCACACGACGGTGGTCGGGCCCGGCGGCAAGACGGTCGAGGTGCAGATCCGCACCGGCGAGATGCACCGCCAGGCCGAGTTTGGGGTGGCGGCCCACTGGACCTATAAGAGCGGCTCGGTGCTGAAAGCACCGGTGGCCACGCCGCCGGTCGACCCGGACTCCGAGAACCACGGCGACTGGTTGGACCGCATCGTCGACTGGCAGCAGTACCTGACCGACCCCGACGACTTCATGCTGAACCTGAAGACCGACCTTGGCCAGGACGAGGTGTACGTCTTCACGCCGGAAGGGCGCCTGATCACCCTGCCCGCCGGCTCGACGCCGGTCGACTTCGCCTACGGGGTGCACACCGAGGTGGGACACCGCTGCATCGGCGCCCGGGTGAACGGGCGCCTGGTGCCGCTCGACCACGTGCTCAGCTCCGGCGACACCGCCGAGATCATCACCGCCAACGACGGTCACCGCCCGTCGGAAGACTGGCTGGGCTTCGTCAAGAGCCGGTCGGCGCAATCCAAGATCAGGTCCTGGTTCAGCCGGGAGCGACGCGACGACACCGTCGAACGGGGCCGCGACGAGCTCGAACGGGCGGTGCGCCGCGAGCGGCTACCGGCCGAGTTGCTCGAGGGCGAGACGATCGAGGAGGTGGCCAGCCAGATGGGGTACTCGAGCGCCGAGGCCCTGGTCACCGCCATCGGCGAGGAGAAGGTGCAGGCCGCCACCGTTGCGGGGCGCCTCGTCCGACAGCTTCAGCACGGCTCGGGTGCGGGCGGGCCGATGCTGGCCAGCGAGGTGCTGGGCGAGCGGCGTCGACCCCGGCGCAGCGACGGCAGCGGTGTTCACGTCGAAGGCTTTCGGGACGAGCTCGTCCGGCTGGCCCGCTGCTGTTCCCCGGTGCCCCCCGACGAGATCATGGGCTTCGTCACCCGGGGCCGGGGCATCGCCGTGCACCGCACCGACTGCACCAACGCGGTGTCACTGTCCTCGCACGTCGACCGCGTGGTCGACGTCGAATGGGAACTGGAGAGCCGGGGCAGCTGGGAGGTGGCGATCGAGGTGAAGGGGCTGGACCGGCCGCGCCTGTTGGTCGACATCGCCCAGGTGATCGCCGAGGCCCAGGTGGGCGTGCGCTCGCTGCAGGCCCGCACCGGCGACGACCGGGTGACGACGATGCGGTTCGACCTCGAGCTGGGCGACCCGGCACACCTCGAACGCCTGCTCGGCAACCTGTACGGCGTCGACGCGGTGTACGACGCCGCCCGCGTGCAGCCCCACGGCTGA
- the yajC gene encoding preprotein translocase subunit YajC, protein METLLVLAQEKSGGSGAFSIILLVGMMGVMYMVLIRPQQKKQRDQASFTSGIEVGDKVVTSSGLYGTVNHIDDETVHLEVDRDIVVRVARAAVLRSQDAPATPAKSGGLLGGLLGGGARPTDDPTTSDSGGAGRGKGKGGDDANGGDKGQRSKR, encoded by the coding sequence GTGGAAACTCTTCTGGTACTTGCGCAAGAGAAATCAGGCGGCAGCGGCGCCTTCTCGATCATCTTGTTGGTCGGCATGATGGGCGTCATGTACATGGTGCTCATCCGCCCTCAGCAGAAAAAGCAGCGTGATCAGGCGTCGTTCACCAGCGGCATCGAGGTGGGCGACAAGGTGGTCACCTCATCGGGCCTGTACGGCACGGTCAACCACATCGACGATGAGACGGTGCACCTCGAGGTCGACCGCGACATCGTGGTCCGGGTGGCCAGGGCAGCGGTGTTGCGCTCCCAGGACGCACCCGCCACGCCCGCCAAGAGCGGCGGGCTGCTCGGCGGCCTGCTGGGCGGCGGCGCCCGTCCCACCGACGACCCGACCACGTCCGACTCCGGTGGTGCCGGTCGGGGCAAGGGCAAGGGCGGAGACGACGCAAACGGCGGCGACAAGGGCCAGCGCTCCAAGCGATGA
- a CDS encoding histidine--tRNA ligase, with protein MPETDPSTNQPTQPAQPARPARPERFTAPIGTRDVLSPESERRRALVQRFADAAELAGYRHLATPMFEDLGVFTRVGASTDVVTKEMYEFTDKGGRAMALRPELTASVCRAFTEHRPAVLPWKVWYSGPQFRYEKPQKGRYRQFDQVGLETLGSEDPDLDTEAIALAWRFFRGLGLRRLRLLVNSLGEAAERAAYVDALAAYLSNHLGDLSEQAATTLQRNPLRVLDSKRSEDQPIIAGAPQLSSFLGLASVTHFERVLAGLDALGIEAEVSPKLVRGLDYYRRTTFEFATEALDSSQNALGGGGRYDGLVEALGGPPTAGVGFAIGVDRTLLACDAEGVFDAPTTALDCFVVDTTGSLYGFEIAEALRRAGVATDRSWAGELTEAGLGRPRSMKAQMKAADRSGAQVAVLIGPDELEAGAATLRPLRGGPDRSETPQRQVPLDQLVAAVLAELGR; from the coding sequence GTGCCCGAGACCGATCCGTCGACCAATCAGCCAACCCAACCGGCTCAACCGGCCCGACCCGCCCGCCCGGAACGTTTCACCGCACCGATCGGCACCCGGGACGTGCTCAGCCCCGAATCCGAGCGGCGCCGGGCGCTGGTGCAGCGCTTCGCTGATGCGGCCGAGCTGGCCGGGTACCGCCACCTGGCCACGCCGATGTTCGAGGATCTGGGTGTGTTCACCAGGGTGGGCGCGTCGACCGACGTCGTCACCAAGGAGATGTACGAGTTCACCGACAAGGGCGGACGGGCGATGGCGTTGCGACCCGAGCTGACAGCGTCGGTGTGCCGGGCCTTCACCGAGCACCGGCCGGCGGTGCTGCCCTGGAAGGTGTGGTACTCCGGGCCGCAGTTTCGCTACGAGAAGCCCCAGAAGGGCCGCTACCGGCAGTTCGACCAGGTGGGGCTGGAAACCTTGGGCTCCGAGGACCCGGACCTGGACACCGAGGCGATTGCGCTGGCCTGGCGCTTCTTTCGCGGCTTGGGGCTCCGTCGGTTGCGGTTGCTGGTCAACTCGCTGGGCGAGGCCGCCGAGCGGGCCGCCTACGTCGACGCGCTGGCGGCCTATCTGTCCAATCACCTGGGCGACCTGTCCGAGCAGGCGGCGACGACGCTTCAGCGCAACCCGCTGCGGGTGCTCGACTCGAAGCGAAGTGAGGACCAGCCGATCATCGCCGGTGCGCCGCAGCTGTCCAGCTTCCTCGGCCTGGCGTCGGTCACCCACTTCGAACGGGTGCTGGCCGGCCTCGACGCACTGGGGATCGAGGCCGAGGTGTCGCCGAAGCTGGTCCGAGGGCTGGACTACTACCGGCGCACCACGTTTGAGTTCGCCACCGAGGCGCTCGACTCCTCGCAGAACGCGCTCGGCGGCGGTGGCCGCTACGACGGCCTCGTCGAGGCGCTGGGCGGCCCGCCGACCGCCGGCGTCGGCTTCGCCATCGGCGTTGACCGCACCCTGCTGGCCTGCGATGCCGAAGGCGTGTTCGATGCCCCCACGACGGCGCTCGACTGCTTCGTCGTCGACACGACCGGTTCGCTGTACGGGTTCGAGATCGCCGAAGCGCTGCGACGAGCGGGCGTGGCCACCGATCGCTCCTGGGCCGGAGAGCTCACCGAGGCGGGGCTGGGTCGACCCCGGTCGATGAAGGCCCAGATGAAGGCGGCGGACCGCTCGGGCGCCCAGGTGGCGGTGCTGATCGGACCTGACGAGCTGGAGGCCGGAGCGGCGACGCTGCGTCCGCTGCGGGGTGGGCCAGACCGCTCGGAGACGCCTCAGCGCCAGGTGCCGCTCGATCAGCTTGTCGCTGCGGTGCTGGCCGAGCTCGGTCGCTGA
- the secD gene encoding protein translocase subunit SecD, whose protein sequence is MKRAGAIQMVAIVVLSVGALAAVIFTNTSPLLGLDLQGGISVVLEPYVDGKPAEDVSDEQVEQAIAIIRSRVDALGVSEPEISSQGNNILIQLPGIDDQERALELVGRTAQLEFRPVLSSTPVVPPDPKREAELRKELKIPEGKSAADIQQEELDARGLDAAGQSTTPEQGATPEGPATTAASAATTAPPATTAAPATAVPAQGFAGAKADKRLPGQETPTTAAPTTAPPPTEAPPTTAFVPQNAEGIDVTSQAFGELLQLEQAELTNPDELGAKKDVDVTLLAKDGKERYTLGPVLLTGDALSGASAGLDAQGQWQVGPTFRGGKDGIDKFNQAATLCYNGDPLCPPNAQDSTSGAPRGQLAIVLDGEVLTAPSINEATFDKDQISISGSFAEQEAKDVATALRFGALPLELRPSQTQTVTATLGQGALRAVIIAGLIGLGIVAIYFIAYYRLLGIVAFISLALSGSLLWVIISLLGATLTLAGLVGIVVSIGVSLDSNVVFYEHLKEDVLHGQSLRLAGEKSFPAAFSTIVKADMSSLIGAAVLYLLTAGSVRGFALYLGLSVALDLVASYFFMRPAVAYLTRSKLGEKRSRFGIPVLYTPAELAEERGPGVPLVPEVEPTPAMATSDRGTL, encoded by the coding sequence ATGAAGCGGGCTGGAGCCATCCAGATGGTGGCCATCGTCGTGTTGTCGGTGGGCGCCTTGGCGGCGGTCATCTTCACCAACACCTCGCCGCTCCTCGGTCTCGACCTTCAGGGCGGCATCTCGGTGGTGCTCGAGCCCTACGTCGACGGCAAACCGGCCGAGGACGTCAGCGACGAGCAGGTCGAACAGGCGATTGCGATCATTCGCAGCCGGGTCGACGCGCTGGGCGTGTCCGAACCGGAGATCAGCTCGCAGGGCAACAACATCCTCATCCAGCTGCCCGGCATCGACGACCAGGAGCGCGCCTTGGAGCTGGTCGGGCGCACCGCCCAGCTCGAGTTCCGCCCGGTGCTGTCCAGCACCCCCGTGGTGCCGCCGGATCCCAAGCGTGAGGCCGAGCTCCGCAAGGAGCTGAAGATTCCCGAGGGCAAGAGCGCCGCCGACATTCAACAGGAGGAGCTCGACGCTCGCGGCCTCGACGCTGCCGGGCAGAGCACCACCCCCGAGCAGGGTGCAACCCCGGAGGGTCCTGCGACCACCGCCGCCTCGGCTGCGACGACCGCTCCCCCCGCCACCACCGCGGCGCCCGCCACCGCTGTGCCCGCCCAGGGCTTCGCCGGCGCCAAGGCGGACAAGCGCCTGCCCGGCCAGGAGACCCCCACCACCGCTGCACCCACCACAGCGCCACCGCCCACCGAGGCGCCGCCGACGACGGCGTTCGTCCCGCAGAACGCCGAGGGGATCGACGTGACCAGCCAGGCCTTCGGCGAGTTGCTGCAGCTGGAGCAGGCCGAGTTGACCAACCCGGACGAGCTCGGCGCCAAGAAGGACGTGGACGTCACCCTCCTGGCTAAGGACGGCAAAGAGCGGTACACGCTGGGCCCCGTCCTGCTCACCGGTGATGCGCTGTCCGGCGCCAGCGCAGGCCTCGATGCGCAGGGGCAGTGGCAGGTCGGCCCGACGTTTCGGGGCGGCAAGGACGGCATCGACAAGTTCAACCAGGCCGCAACCCTCTGTTACAACGGCGATCCGTTGTGCCCGCCCAACGCCCAGGACTCCACCAGTGGGGCGCCCAGGGGTCAGCTGGCGATCGTGTTGGACGGCGAGGTGCTGACCGCCCCGTCGATCAACGAGGCCACCTTCGACAAGGACCAGATCTCGATTTCCGGGTCCTTCGCCGAGCAGGAGGCCAAGGACGTCGCCACCGCCCTCCGCTTCGGCGCCCTGCCCCTCGAGCTGCGGCCGAGCCAGACCCAGACCGTCACCGCCACGCTCGGCCAGGGTGCGCTGCGGGCCGTGATCATCGCCGGCCTGATCGGCCTCGGCATCGTGGCGATCTACTTCATCGCCTACTACCGCCTGCTGGGCATCGTGGCCTTCATCAGCCTGGCGCTATCGGGGTCTCTCTTGTGGGTGATCATCTCGCTGCTCGGGGCAACGCTGACGCTGGCCGGACTGGTGGGCATCGTCGTGTCGATCGGCGTGTCCCTCGACTCCAACGTTGTGTTCTACGAACACCTCAAGGAGGACGTGCTCCACGGACAGAGCCTGCGCCTGGCCGGAGAGAAGAGCTTCCCGGCCGCCTTCAGCACGATCGTCAAGGCCGACATGTCCAGCCTGATCGGTGCGGCGGTGCTGTACCTCCTCACCGCCGGCAGCGTGCGGGGCTTTGCCCTCTACCTCGGGCTGTCGGTGGCGTTGGACCTGGTGGCCAGCTACTTCTTCATGCGCCCGGCCGTCGCCTACCTCACCCGCTCCAAGCTGGGTGAGAAGCGGTCGCGCTTTGGCATTCCGGTGCTGTACACCCCGGCCGAGTTGGCCGAAGAACGAGGCCCCGGCGTGCCGCTGGTGCCCGAGGTGGAACCGACGCCTGCGATGGCGACGTCCGATCGGGGAACGCTGTGA